From a region of the Pongo abelii isolate AG06213 chromosome 9, NHGRI_mPonAbe1-v2.0_pri, whole genome shotgun sequence genome:
- the CD248 gene encoding endosialin, which produces MLLRLLLAWAAAGPTLGQDPWAAEPRAACGPGSCYALFPRRRTFLEAWRACRELGGDLATPRTPEEAQRVDSLVGAGPASRLLWIGLQRQARQCQLQRPLRGFTWTTGDQDTAFTNWAQPASGGPCPAQRCVALEASGEHRWLEGSCTLAVDGYLCQFGFEGACPALQDEAGQAGPAVYTTPFHLVSTEFEWLPFGSVAAVQCQAGRGASLLCVKQPEGGVGWSRAGPLCLGTGCSPDNGGCEHECVEEVDGHVSCRCTEGFRLAADGRSCEDPCAQAPCEQQCEPGGPQGYSCHCRLGFRPAEDDPHRCVDTDECQIAGVCQQMCVNYVGGFECYCSEGHELEADGISCSPAGAMGAQASQDLGDELLDDGEDEEDEDEAWEAFDGGWTEMPGILWMEPTQPPDFALAYRPSFPEDREPQIPYPEPTWPPPLSAPRVPYHSSVLSVTRPVVVSATRPTLPSAHQPPVIPATHPALSRDHQIPVIAANYPDLPSAYQPGILSVSHPAQPPAHQPPMISTKYPELFPAHQSPMFPDTKVTGTQTTTHLPGIPPNRAPLVTTLGAQLPPQAPDAPVLRTQATQLPIIPTAQPSLTTTSRSPVSPAHQVSVPAATQPPALPTLLPSQSPTNQTSPISPTHPHSKAPQIPREDGPSPRLALWLPSPAPTAAPTALGEAGLAEHSQRDDRWLLVALLVPTCVFLVVLLALGIVYCTRCGPHAPNKRITDCYRWVTHAGSKSPTEPMPPRGSLTGVQTCRTSV; this is translated from the coding sequence ATGCTGCTGCGCCTGTTGCTGGCCTGGGCGGCCGCAGGGCCCACACTGGGCCAGGACCCCTGGGCTGCTGAGCCCCGTGCCGCCTGCGGCCCCGGCAGCTGCTACGCTCTCTTCCCACGGCGCCGCACCTTCCTGGAGGCCTGGCGGGCCTGCCGCGAGCTGGGGGGCGACCTGGCCACTCCTCGGACCCCCGAGGAGGCCCAGCGTGTGGACAGCCTGGTGGGTGCAGGCCCAGCCAGCCGGCTGCTGTGGATCGGGCTGCAGCGGCAGGCCCGGCAATGCCAGCTGCAGCGCCCACTGCGCGGCTTCACGTGGACCACAGGGGACCAGGACACGGCTTTCACCAACTGGGCCCAGCCAGCCTCTGGAGGCCCCTGCCCGGCCCAGCGCTGTGTGGCCCTGGAGGCAAGTGGCGAGCACCGCTGGCTGGAGGGCTCGTGCACGCTGGCTGTCGACGGCTACCTGTGCCAGTTTGGCTTCGAGGGCGCCTGCCCGGCGCTGCAAGATGAGGCGGGCCAGGCCGGCCCAGCCGTCTATACCACGCCCTTCCACCTGGTCTCCACAGAGTTTGAGTGGCTGCCCTTCGGCTCCGTGGCCGCTGTGCAGTGCCAGGCTGGCAGGGGAGCCTCTCTGCTCTGCGTGAAGCAGCCTGAGGGAGGTGTGGGCTGGTCACGGGCTGGGCCCCTGTGCCTGGGGACTGGCTGCAGCCCTGACAACGGGGGCTGCGAACACGAATGTGTGGAGGAGGTGGATGGTCACGTGTCCTGCCGCTGCACTGAGGGCTTCCGGCTGGCAGCAGACGGGCGCAGTTGCGAGGACCCCTGTGCCCAGGCTCCGTGCGAGCAGCAGTGTGAGCCCGGTGGGCCACAAGGCTACAGCTGCCACTGTCGCCTGGGTTTCCGGCCAGCGGAGGATGATCCGCACCGCTGTGTGGACACAGATGAGTGCCAGATTGCCGGTGTGTGCCAGCAGATGTGTGTCAACTATGTTGGTGGCTTCGAGTGTTATTGTAGCGAGGGACATGAGCTGGAGGCTGATGGCATCAGCTGCAGCCCTGCAGGGGCCATGGGTGCCCAGGCTTCCCAGGACCTCGGAGATGAGTTGCTGGATGACGGGGAGGATGAGGAAGATGAAGACGAGGCCTGGGAGGCCTTCGACGGTGGCTGGACGGAGATGCCTGGGATCCTGTGGATGGAGCCTACGCAGCCGCCTGACTTTGCCCTGGCTTATAGACCGAGCTTCCCAGAGGACAGAGAGCCACAGATACCCTACCCGGAGCCCACCTGGCCACCCCCACTCAGTGCCCCCAGGGTCCCCTACCACTCCTCAGTGCTCTCCGTCACCCGGCCTGTGGTGGTCTCTGCCACGCGCCCCACACTGCCGtctgcccaccagcctcctgTGATCCCTGCCACACACCCAGCTTTGTCCCGCGACCACCAGATCCCCGTGATCGCAGCCAACTATCCAGATCTGCCTTCTGCCTACCAACCCggtattctctctgtctctcacccaGCACAGCCCCCTGCCCACCAGCCCCCCATGATCTCAACCAAATATCCTGAGCTGTTCCCTGCCCACCAGTCCCCCATGTTTCCAGACACCAAGGTCACTGGCACCCAGACCACCACTCATTTGCCTGGAATCCCACCTAACCGTGCCCCTCTGGTCACCACCCTCGGTGCCCAGCTACCCCCTCAAGCCCCAGATGCCCCTGTCCTCAGAACCCAGGCCACCCAGCTTCCCATTATCCCAACTGCCCAGCCCTCTCTGACCACCACCTCCAGGTCCCCTGTGTCTCCTGCCCATCAAGTCTCGGTGCCTGCTGccacccagcccccagccctccccaccctcctgccCTCTCAGAGCCCCACTAACCAGACCTCACCCATCAGCCCTACACATCCCCATTCCAAAGCCCCCCAAATCCCAAGGGAAGATGGCCCCAGTCCCAGGTTGGCCCTGTGGCTGCCCTCACCAGCTCCCACAGCAGCCCCAACAGCCCTGGGGGAGGCTGGTCTTGCCGAGCACAGCCAGAGGGATGACCGGTGGCTGCTGGTGGCACTCCTGGTGCCAACGTGTGTCTTTTTGGTGGTCCTGCTTGCACTGGGCATCGTGTACTGCACCCGCTGTGGCCCCCATGCACCCAACAAGCGCATCACTGACTGCTATCGCTGGGTCACCCATGCTGGGAGCAAGAGCCCAACGGAACCCATGCCCCCCAGGGGCAGCCTCACAGGGGTGCAGACCTGCAGAACCAGCGTGTGA